AAGCAACCGCGTCTGCTGCTGGTGTATGCCATGACGGCGGTCGGTTACGGCGGCTCGTTCATCGCGTTTACGTTCCTGGCGCCGATTCTTCAGGACATCTCCGGTTTCAGCGCCAGCACCGTCAGCCTGGTGCTGCTGGTCTACGGGATCTCGGTGGCAGTCGGCAACATCTGGGGCGGCAAACTGGCCGACAAACGCGGCCCGATCAGCGCCCTGAAAATCATCTTCGCCCTGCTCGCCGCCGTGCTGTTCGTGCTGACGTTCACCGCCGGCAACCCATGGCTGGCGCTGGCCACCGTGCTGGTCTGGGGTGCGGTTGCATTCGGCAACGTGCCGGGCTTGCAGGTGTATGTAGTGCGTCAGGCCGAACATCACACGCCGCAGGCGGTGGACGTGGCGTCTGGGCTGAACATCGCCGCGTTCAACCTCGGCATTGCCGGTGGTGCGTGGGGCGGTGGTTTGATCGTCGCTCATATGGGCTTGATCCATACCGCATGGATCGGTGGCCTGGTAGTGCTGGTGGCACTGGCGCTGACCGCGTGGAGCGGTCGTCTTGATCGTCTCGGCCCGGTGTATGCCGAACCGGCTGAAGGTTCGACCCGCGTCGTCGCCGGCCACTGATAAAGCTCGCTCCCACAGGATCCTCGGTGGTCTTTCGAGCGTTTACCGTCTGTAGCCCCGTCGAAACTTTCTCGCTTGCCCCGCAGTCATCAAAAGACAGGGGCAACCGAGGACCATCAGACGGGAGGCGACATGGCGGGGATTCACATTGGTATTTCAGGCTGGCGCTACACACCCTGGAGGGGGGATTTCTACCCGAAGGGGCTGACCCAGAAGCGCGAATTGCAGTTCGCGTCACGGTCGGTCAACAGCATCGAAATCAATGGATCGTTTTACGCCCTGCAACGGCCCGAACGGTACGCCCAGTGGTACGACGAAACCCCGGCAGACTTCGTCTTCAGTATCAAAGCCCCGCGGTTCATCACCCACATCAAACGCCTTCGAGATGTCCATAAACCCTTGGCGAATTTCTTTGCCTCCGGGGTACTGGAACTCAAGGAAAAACTCGGTCCTGTCCTCTGGCAATTCCCGCCCAGTTTCAAATTCGACGCTGAGCTGTTCGACCACTTTCTCGAGCAATTGCCCCGCAACACCGAACAGGCCGCCACCCTCGCCCGCCAGCACGATTCACACGTGAACGGTCACGCCAGCATGAAGGCGTATAAGAAAAAGCCGCTGCGTCATGCCGTCGAGATCAGAAACGACACCTTCATCGACCCGGCGTTTGTCCGCCTGCTCAAACGCCACAACGTCGCCTTGGTCATTGCTGACACCGCCGGTAAATGGCCGTATCGCGAAGACATCACCAGCGACTTCGTGTACCTGCGCCTGCACGGCGCCGAAGAACTCTATGCCAGCGGTTACACCCCCGAAGCGCTGGAACGCTGGGCCGCGCGGATCGAGGCCTGGAACCACGGCCGACAACCCTCCGACGCGCATCTGATCGCACCACGGCAAAAACCCAAGGCACGCAAATCCCGGGAAGTGTTTTGCTATTTCGACAATGACATCAAAGTCCGCGCGCCCTTCGATGCCCGCCGTTTGCTCGAACATTTTCATCTCGACAAGAACCTCGCCACCGCCCCCGGCGAGCCGGATGCCGAAGGGGTGCTGCCATGAATGGGCCCGAGCCGTTCAGTGCCATCGATGACCAGCCGCCAGCCATGGCCGCCGTGCGCCGCTTCACCGTGCTGACGGTCAACACGCACAAGGGTTTTACCGCGCTGAACCGGCGCTTCATCCTGCCGGAACTGCGTGAAGCGGTGCGCAGCGTATCCGCCGATGTGGTGTTTTTGCAGGAAGTCCACGGCACCCACGAACATCATCCCCGGCGCTACAGCAACTGGCCGACAATGC
This DNA window, taken from Pseudomonas fluorescens NCIMB 11764, encodes the following:
- a CDS encoding DUF72 domain-containing protein, with amino-acid sequence MAGIHIGISGWRYTPWRGDFYPKGLTQKRELQFASRSVNSIEINGSFYALQRPERYAQWYDETPADFVFSIKAPRFITHIKRLRDVHKPLANFFASGVLELKEKLGPVLWQFPPSFKFDAELFDHFLEQLPRNTEQAATLARQHDSHVNGHASMKAYKKKPLRHAVEIRNDTFIDPAFVRLLKRHNVALVIADTAGKWPYREDITSDFVYLRLHGAEELYASGYTPEALERWAARIEAWNHGRQPSDAHLIAPRQKPKARKSREVFCYFDNDIKVRAPFDARRLLEHFHLDKNLATAPGEPDAEGVLP
- a CDS encoding MFS transporter; translation: MPIALLALTLSAFAIGTTEFVIVGLLPTIGADLGVSLPSAGLLVSLYALGVAIGAPVLTALTGKVPRKLLLLSLMVLFTLGNLLAWKAPSYESLIIARIVTGLAHGVFFSIGSTIATSLVPKEKAASAIAIMFTGLTVALVTGVPLGTFIGQHFGWRETFLAVSALGVIAFIGSLLYVPKNIAHSKPASLLQQLQVLKQPRLLLVYAMTAVGYGGSFIAFTFLAPILQDISGFSASTVSLVLLVYGISVAVGNIWGGKLADKRGPISALKIIFALLAAVLFVLTFTAGNPWLALATVLVWGAVAFGNVPGLQVYVVRQAEHHTPQAVDVASGLNIAAFNLGIAGGAWGGGLIVAHMGLIHTAWIGGLVVLVALALTAWSGRLDRLGPVYAEPAEGSTRVVAGH